A single genomic interval of Persephonella atlantica harbors:
- a CDS encoding glucosaminidase domain-containing protein yields MKRNYRKLRYFFRRLTFREKAGISVLIILLMVSIFQTYVDIKKNRIIKEKPGFVFKKIRIVYKPINRITDIVPVNCESVVPVVYTKVVSLDSLPVAEKKKKFIDMILPSVLIQNFELRQYRAFISYIKKKLEDGREILPEEQEIIDRLLDRYNADGLNELLTKMNVNPVSIVLAQAAIESGWGSSRFFVQANNLFGVWTFNKKHASKIKAKKANVYLKAYKNILESVEDYYDSINRGWAYRKFRLVRLQTDDPFLLTNHLEKYSILREKYVQRVKNIIKTNNLHKYDNCRISPDYIYQ; encoded by the coding sequence ATGAAGAGAAATTACAGAAAGCTTAGATATTTTTTTAGGAGACTTACTTTTAGGGAAAAGGCAGGTATTTCGGTACTTATTATACTATTGATGGTATCAATTTTTCAGACATATGTAGACATTAAAAAAAATCGGATAATAAAAGAAAAGCCAGGGTTTGTATTTAAAAAGATAAGGATTGTGTACAAACCAATAAACAGGATTACAGATATCGTTCCTGTAAACTGTGAATCTGTTGTTCCTGTTGTTTACACAAAGGTTGTATCCCTTGATAGCCTTCCTGTTGCAGAGAAGAAAAAAAAGTTTATTGATATGATACTTCCTTCAGTGCTTATCCAGAACTTTGAACTGAGGCAGTACAGAGCTTTTATCTCATACATAAAAAAGAAATTGGAAGATGGTAGAGAAATACTTCCAGAAGAACAGGAAATTATTGACAGATTGTTAGATAGATATAATGCCGATGGACTTAACGAACTTCTTACAAAGATGAATGTCAATCCAGTTAGCATAGTACTTGCGCAGGCTGCAATAGAAAGTGGCTGGGGAAGTTCACGGTTTTTTGTTCAGGCAAACAATCTGTTTGGTGTATGGACTTTTAACAAAAAGCATGCTTCAAAGATAAAAGCAAAAAAGGCAAACGTATATCTGAAGGCTTACAAAAACATACTTGAGTCTGTTGAGGATTACTATGATAGTATAAATAGAGGATGGGCTTACAGAAAATTTAGACTTGTGAGGCTTCAGACAGATGATCCATTTCTGCTTACAAATCATTTAGAGAAGTACTCAATACTGAGGGAGAAGTATGTACAGAGAGTTAAAAACATCATTAAGACAAATAATCTCCACAAGTACGATAACTGCCGTATTTCTCCTGATTATATTTATCAGTAA
- a CDS encoding polysaccharide deacetylase family protein yields the protein MYRELKTSLRQIISTSTITAVFLLIIFISNNLYAGYATIFIYHKFGEDRYPTTSVSIEDFIKQMEYLKKNGYSVIPLSKLVDYLQRREEIPEKTVVITIDDGYRSTMKAYRILKRYSFPFTVFLYAEGVGRYPDYLTKEQLSQLKKDPLVEFGNHSYSHRHFAKILSDMDTEKYKKLLVEDTLKAEKRLKKLLGYVPKFYAFPYGEYTKPFIQALKEMGYIALFTQDPQNVDENTPLWLIHRQPVVGSWAKMKHFKEVLNTEVLPVIKHSPDIGYLKSNPPEIFAQVKNIESYKNCGVYVSELGWIKAQRKGNRLYVKITKPLKKWKNRIAFTCWNKKTKKKATYFWSVYTRKNGKDN from the coding sequence ATGTACAGAGAGTTAAAAACATCATTAAGACAAATAATCTCCACAAGTACGATAACTGCCGTATTTCTCCTGATTATATTTATCAGTAATAATCTGTATGCGGGATATGCAACTATTTTTATTTATCACAAATTTGGAGAAGACAGATATCCAACAACATCTGTAAGCATAGAAGATTTTATAAAGCAGATGGAGTATCTAAAGAAAAACGGATACAGCGTAATTCCCCTGTCAAAACTTGTAGATTATCTTCAAAGGAGAGAAGAGATACCAGAAAAGACCGTTGTTATCACAATAGACGACGGCTACAGGTCAACAATGAAAGCCTACAGAATCTTAAAAAGGTACAGCTTCCCCTTTACAGTTTTTCTGTATGCTGAAGGAGTGGGAAGATATCCTGACTATCTGACTAAAGAGCAGTTATCACAGCTAAAAAAGGATCCCCTTGTTGAGTTTGGTAATCATTCTTACTCACACAGGCATTTTGCAAAGATTTTGTCAGATATGGATACGGAAAAGTACAAAAAATTATTGGTGGAAGACACATTAAAGGCAGAAAAGAGGCTGAAAAAACTTCTTGGATATGTACCAAAGTTTTATGCATTTCCCTACGGTGAGTACACAAAACCATTTATTCAGGCATTAAAGGAAATGGGATACATAGCATTATTTACCCAGGATCCGCAAAATGTTGATGAAAACACACCTTTATGGCTTATTCACAGGCAACCTGTTGTTGGAAGCTGGGCAAAGATGAAACATTTTAAGGAGGTTTTAAATACAGAGGTTCTGCCTGTTATTAAACACTCTCCAGACATAGGATATCTAAAAAGCAATCCCCCAGAGATTTTTGCACAGGTTAAGAATATAGAGAGTTATAAAAACTGCGGTGTTTACGTTTCTGAGCTGGGATGGATAAAAGCACAGAGAAAAGGAAACAGGTTGTACGTTAAAATTACAAAGCCTCTGAAAAAATGGAAAAACAGAATTGCCTTTACCTGCTGGAACAAAAAAACAAAAAAGAAAGCAACATATTTCTGGTCTGTATACACGAGGAAAAATGGAAAAGATAATTAA
- a CDS encoding class II aldolase/adducin family protein, protein MEKIIKEIIFTGKVLYAEGLVNSHAGNISVRQGSSIFITKTGAMLGYLTEEDIVKVPIYETSDMDRLASSELIVHRAIYQSTDYKAIIHAHPINAVALSFSLDREFTPIDNEGRLFLGTVPVIEVNNPSGSPELAKTLSSFFKTTEKNVVIVKKHGSFVAHNSLNYALKLTSDLEFCAKVYNLVNYGKSDN, encoded by the coding sequence ATGGAAAAGATAATTAAAGAGATAATATTTACAGGAAAAGTTCTGTATGCAGAAGGTCTTGTCAACTCCCACGCAGGAAATATCAGTGTGAGACAGGGAAGCAGTATATTTATAACAAAAACGGGAGCAATGCTGGGATATCTCACAGAGGAAGATATTGTCAAAGTTCCTATTTATGAAACATCAGATATGGACAGGCTGGCATCTTCAGAGCTGATAGTTCACAGGGCTATTTATCAATCAACAGATTATAAGGCTATCATTCACGCACACCCTATTAATGCAGTAGCTCTCAGTTTTTCTTTAGACAGAGAGTTTACTCCTATAGATAATGAAGGAAGACTGTTTTTAGGGACTGTTCCTGTTATTGAAGTAAATAATCCCAGTGGTTCCCCAGAGCTGGCAAAAACTCTTTCATCATTTTTTAAAACAACTGAAAAGAATGTCGTTATTGTAAAAAAACACGGCTCTTTTGTTGCTCACAATAGTTTGAATTATGCCCTAAAACTAACATCAGACCTTGAATTTTGTGCAAAAGTCTATAACTTGGTGAATTATGGGAAATCTGATAACTAA
- a CDS encoding DUF1573 domain-containing protein — protein MYNILTADTSQQRICLDKIRYDFGTVQTAASVTFTVRNTGLSDLTVSSITSDSNAFTINENCTGTVISTGNTCSFQVDFIPTQSTTYSGIIIVYYGNGQSVNISVSGTTNLNSSDNSGGRCSYGQNNISNFAVLLTLVGIFLLRKLKFS, from the coding sequence TTGTATAACATTTTGACAGCTGACACTTCACAGCAAAGAATATGTCTTGATAAAATCAGGTATGACTTTGGGACAGTTCAAACAGCTGCATCAGTAACATTTACCGTGCGAAACACAGGACTATCAGACCTGACAGTCTCTTCCATAACTTCGGACAGCAATGCATTCACGATTAATGAAAACTGCACAGGGACGGTAATTTCTACAGGTAATACCTGTAGTTTTCAGGTGGATTTTATTCCAACCCAGTCAACCACTTATTCTGGAATAATAATTGTTTATTATGGAAACGGACAGTCAGTGAACATCTCTGTAAGTGGCACAACTAATCTAAACAGTTCAGATAATAGTGGAGGGAGATGTTCTTATGGACAGAATAATATAAGTAATTTTGCAGTCTTATTAACATTAGTTGGCATATTTCTCTTAAGAAAATTAAAGTTTTCGTGA
- a CDS encoding transposase: MEKKYNPNDVKQKIRDLIQQILQEDLEAELEEFLGCSKYERTDSDNDRNGYIPKTVKTDIGEVEI; this comes from the coding sequence ATGGAAAAGAAGTACAATCCAAATGACGTAAAACAAAAAATAAGAGACTTAATCCAACAAATACTCCAGGAAGACCTTGAGGCAGAGCTTGAAGAATTTCTTGGATGTTCCAAATACGAAAGAACAGACAGTGATAATGACAGAAACGGATACATTCCAAAGACAGTAAAAACAGACATTGGAGAAGTAGAAATATAA
- a CDS encoding transposase: protein MDIGINRDGYKELLGFWLSETESASYWLKVLNKLKSRGVEDIIIFGVDGLAGISKAINNVIIKRLYSI from the coding sequence ATGGACATAGGTATAAACAGAGACGGATACAAAGAGCTGCTTGGATTTTGGCTAAGTGAGACAGAAAGTGCTTCTTACTGGTTAAAAGTATTAAATAAATTGAAAAGCAGAGGAGTAGAGGACATAATAATATTCGGTGTAGATGGATTGGCAGGTATAAGTAAGGCAATAAACAACGTAATAATAAAAAGGCTTTATTCTATCTAA
- a CDS encoding CPBP family intramembrane glutamic endopeptidase — protein MAYITLLLPLLIEPLDKLGFRNIKKGVFYGFILSLPLIVFSKNVFWENVNTIPQVFAEEVFFRGYLQEKLNESLGKEPSIFLTSILFAIPHVIVEPSIISCLTFFPSVIFGYSLYYTKSIATPTILHYSSNTFFLSNKELLSYLL, from the coding sequence TTGGCTTACATAACTCTTTTACTTCCATTACTGATAGAACCTTTAGATAAGTTAGGTTTTAGAAATATAAAAAAGGGGGTTTTCTACGGATTTATCTTATCTCTCCCACTAATTGTTTTTTCGAAAAATGTCTTCTGGGAAAATGTTAACACTATCCCTCAAGTGTTTGCTGAAGAAGTATTTTTCCGAGGATATCTACAGGAAAAACTAAACGAAAGTTTGGGCAAAGAGCCAAGTATATTTTTGACCTCTATTTTGTTTGCCATTCCCCACGTAATTGTAGAACCAAGTATTATTTCCTGTTTAACATTTTTCCCTTCTGTGATTTTCGGGTACTCTCTTTACTATACAAAATCTATTGCAACTCCAACAATACTACATTACAGCTCAAACACCTTTTTCTTATCTAATAAAGAATTACTTTCCTACCTTCTGTAA